DNA sequence from the Methanolobus psychrophilus R15 genome:
ATGACCTCTCCGTCGGTCATCCGGACACTTATAGTGCCGGCTTCTTTTGATATGGTGATCGATTCATTTGTCTCTGCAGGACTGATAGCAGCCGCAGAGGCTGTTGCTCCTAAACTTAGGTTGAGGAACAATATAACCATTAAAAGGTTTGTGGTGGTTTTCCATCTGATAGCCATTTTAGACCTCTTAAACGTGTTTATTATAGCTAGTTCTGGCTTTTCTTAAAGCTGCTAGGTCATTTACCTGCCAATATGATTCCATCAGCATAGTCGTCAGGGAACAAATGGTCAGGATATGGGGAAATATCCGTGGGGAGACCATTGGCCTTTACGAACAAAATGTGATTATTATGAACATATTATGACGGGCTCTTCGTAGATTCTGCTAACTGTATATATAGTCTGGCAGACCCAAAAAAACGCTTGTGTTGTTTTAAAGCCAATTCTGGGATAGTTCAAGGCTTTGTTTTATATGGTACGTAACAATATGACTTTTCAGTTATCTATAGGACAGTTCCTTCCATACGAGATGACATATGACTCCTGATCAGGTAATGCTGCCATGGAACATATTTGAAATCTTCTGGCAGCACCATGATACCTCTTAGTGGCAAATGAAGTACTATTGAAGAGTCAATAGGCTTACATGTCATTCAAAGACCCTAATACCGGAAAAGAGGTGATAATAGTACCTTTTACATGTTTCTAATAGCACCCTGCGGTTAGGAAAAGAATGTATTTGGCTGCAGATGCGCAGATAATTGTAGAAATGCTGGTGCCCGATGCCCGCACACGGCAGAAAAATGTGTTAATGAAAAATATATGGATGGCGGACTCATTCATTGGTCCGCCAGCCTGATTTGGTCTTAAGTCTTCATTTCACGATCACTGTTAAAGTGTCCGTGCTTGTCTGTCCCTTCATGTTGTTTATTGTCAGGGTGACGATATATTTGCCTTGTTCTTCGAAAGTGTGGTTCACTATCATACCGGTTGCATCCCTCTGGATGCCGTCGGAGTCATCAAAGTCCCATGAATAGGTGACTATTCCATATTTGTCGAAGGATTCGCCTCCATAGAATATCACTGTACTTCCTGCATCAGCTACTCTGCCTGCTGCGTTGGCAACAGGGAGGTCATCTGCAGGTTCTTGGGGTGCTGGCTCTTCAAGAACTATCAGTTTCATACTCTCGTTTGAATTGTCAAACAAGGATATGTCCTGATTCGTTACGCTTACTTCGTATGTGTGTCCTGATCCACTTTCGGCACGTGCATGGTATCCTACAGAGCTGTCAAAGATGTTGCTTATGAGAGTAGCATGCTGATCCATGCCACTTGCCAGCATCTTCACTCCTACGGTGGAACCTGAGATCTCTCTCATGCCACTGAAGGTGTTGCTCTGCATGACCACATTGTCCGCATTCTCCATGTTAATACCCACACCGCCGGCGCCGGATATATCATTGTTATCAATGACAGCTCCGTTGATGTTTCGCAGTACAATGGCTCCATCCTCACTGACCAGCCAGTTGTTGACATCAACGATAGCATTGCCGGAGATGTTCAATCCCTGATAGGGCTGGACGATGGTACCATCCCTGCTTACTCCTCCGAAGATGTAGATACCGGAGTTCTGCTTCTCGAGGCCGAGGTCTCCTGTAACAGAGTTTCCAATCACTGAAAGGTTGCTCAGGGCAGCAGGGTACTTGTCATCCTGATTGACATGAACAATGTATATAGGTATCCTGCAGTCTGTGATGATGTTATTCTCAACGTAAAGGTTGTTGGCCCCATGACTGTCGATAGCTTCCCCGGTGGGGTTGTTCTCGATAGTGTTGCCACGGATATAGACATACTCCGAATAGTCGTATGTGCTGCTGTCCTTCATGACCGCAACTCCGTAGGAGTTCGCATACATGGCCTTTACATTGATATTCCTGAACAGGTTGTCCTCAACGATCACATTGCTTGCCTGTTTCCCAATCATTATTCCACAGTAGCCATAATCAAGGAACTGGTTACCCTTTATAGTGACATTCTGGCTGCTGTCGGATGCTGTGCGGGTGGCGAGGTATATACCAAAGTCTCTGAAGTTGCGGAAAACATTATCCTGGACAAAGACATCTTCACTGTTCTGGATGTCTATGAGCCCGTTATTACCTGCGCGTCCGAGATACTGAGCATCAGGATTACTGAACTCGAATCCTCTTATCGTGACATTTGTTTCATCTTTTATTGTGAATATGTTGTAACCATTCAGCACAGCATTGTTCCCGACCAGTTCCATGTCTGAACTTAGAGCAACGGCTGAACTGATAGCATAGGTTCCCTCCTCGAAAACGATAGTTCCCTGATAGACGTTGTTCAGAGCTGCCTTAACAGCTTCAACATCATTGTTTCCACTGTACACTATCTTACCATCATCGGTCTTAACAACAGTAGTATCGGCGTTCTTGGAAATGCCTATCCATGAATTAGTGACATCAGCATTGTCCGTTGGCTCGGTCCTGGTGCCAGGCTGTGGTGGTGTGAGTGGTGGTGTGTACGGTGAAGTAACGACATTGGAGTCTGTTTGAACGTTCAGTTTCAAAGCGCCTGTGAATTTGGACTGGACCTGGTTCACAATGTTTACGACGTATACATTGCTTCCCTTGGCGTATCCATAGCCATGGTAGTTCACAGTGCTATCATACTTATTGTTCTTGATAGTTGCACTGAAGCTTTTTGCAACAGGTGACATTTTGACACCCATCGTAGAGCCGGATATTTTTTTCAGGTTCTTGATGTCATTGTTCTGTACCAGAGCGTTGTCTGTGTTCAACAGGTTAATTCCTGTTCCGCCTACGCCGGTAATGAGATTGTTATCGACGACGACCCCGTTAACATCTCTGAGAACAATGGCACCGTCATCGCTGACAAGCCAGCTGTTGACATCGATGATGGTATTGCCTGAAACAGTCACATTCGTGTATGGTTTTGCATAGTTGCGCGCACCAAGTACATGTATCCCGGAATGCTGTTTCTCAGGGGCATTCATGTTCCCTTTGACATAGTTCCCGGTAATTACTATGGTGTGCACAGGCAACGGATATGTACCCTCGTTAGTCTGATAGGATACTGCTATGGGTACCTTACAGTTTATGACTGTGTTATCCTGGATGTACACATGGTTAGCGCCGTGACTGTCGATACCTTCCCATACCGGACAGTTCTCTATCCAGTTGGACCTGATATAGATGTG
Encoded proteins:
- a CDS encoding PKD domain-containing protein, encoding MYCKRKTASLLLAFLVLNISLGAAISSAAVSGSSAEVNYSISISKDAGITRVQTIDGKTLYSGTNDVQAFNTAVNAISKGTILVNQGTYNIATPVALKSNIELVGKNAVIKGYNVFTITSATNVTVRGFEFSNPTATYTAIASSKGFINIVNSNNCVIEDNTFRNFRDYGIYIGVSSTSHYNKNIAVRNNSFLDYGYCGVMIGKQSNYIYVEDNTFKNINVRKVNGNAYGIAVAKGSNSYKHSEHIYIRSNWIENCPVWEGIDSHGANHVYIQDNTVINCKVPIAVSYQTNEGTYPLPVHTIVITGNYVKGNMNAPEKQHSGIHVLGARNYAKPYTNVTVSGNTIIDVNSWLVSDDGAIVLRDVNGVVVDNNLITGVGGTGINLLNTDNALVQNNDIKNLKKISGSTMGVKMSPVAKSFSATIKNNKYDSTVNYHGYGYAKGSNVYVVNIVNQVQSKFTGALKLNVQTDSNVVTSPYTPPLTPPQPGTRTEPTDNADVTNSWIGISKNADTTVVKTDDGKIVYSGNNDVEAVKAALNNVYQGTIVFEEGTYAISSAVALSSDMELVGNNAVLNGYNIFTIKDETNVTIRGFEFSNPDAQYLGRAGNNGLIDIQNSEDVFVQDNVFRNFRDFGIYLATRTASDSSQNVTIKGNQFLDYGYCGIMIGKQASNVIVEDNLFRNINVKAMYANSYGVAVMKDSSTYDYSEYVYIRGNTIENNPTGEAIDSHGANNLYVENNIITDCRIPIYIVHVNQDDKYPAALSNLSVIGNSVTGDLGLEKQNSGIYIFGGVSRDGTIVQPYQGLNISGNAIVDVNNWLVSEDGAIVLRNINGAVIDNNDISGAGGVGINMENADNVVMQSNTFSGMREISGSTVGVKMLASGMDQHATLISNIFDSSVGYHARAESGSGHTYEVSVTNQDISLFDNSNESMKLIVLEEPAPQEPADDLPVANAAGRVADAGSTVIFYGGESFDKYGIVTYSWDFDDSDGIQRDATGMIVNHTFEEQGKYIVTLTINNMKGQTSTDTLTVIVK